The stretch of DNA CTTGCAACAATTTTATCGGCAGCACAAGCAATATAATAACCACCAGAAGCAGCTACATCACCCATAGAAACCACTACAGGTTTTACTTTTTTAGCTAAAACAACCTCTCTCCACATTACATCCGAGGCTAAAGCACTTCCTCCAGGAGAATTTACTCTCAATACGATAGCCTTTACATTGTCATCTAAACGTGCTTCTCTAATGGCTTCAGATATCGTTTCAGAACCCATTGTTCCATCTTTGCTTTTCCCGCTGTTTATTTCACCACTTGCATAAACAATGGCAATTTCGTTTTTGCTTTTGTTTGCTTTGGCTTTTGCGTTGCTGTATTTTCTTAACGAAATGTAGTTGATGTCGTTGTAGCTAGCAGCACCCGTTTTTGCTTTTAATTCTTCTAAAACTTCATCTTTAAACATTTTTTTATCTACAAAACCAAATTTAATGGCATCATCAGCAGTTTGAATTTTAATGTCATCGGCAATAGCATTTAATTCTTCAATTGAAATTTTTCTGCTTTCCGAAATGTCTTTTAACATACTACCCCATGCAGTAGATAAAATTAAATTCATTTGTTCTCTGTTCGAATCACTCATCTTGTCTAACATAAAAGGCTCAACTGCACTTTTAAATTTACCGTGACGAATAATTTGCATTTCTACATCTAATTTTTCCAAAGCATTTTTGAAAAACATCAATTGAGTAGCTAAACCTCTCATTTCAACTAACCCAGCTGGGTTTACATATATTTTATCTGACAACGAAGCCAAATAATAAGTGCTTTGTGTGTAAACTTCAGAATAACTCATGATCCATTTTCCTGATTTTTTAAAATCTTTTAATGCATTTCTAATTTCTTCAATAGAAGCCATACCTGTTCTCATTGAAGTTAAATCTAAATAGATACCTTTAATTCTATCGTCGGTTTTTGCTTTTTCAATATTGGTTAAGATTAAATCTAGCCCTAAGTTTTCTTGAGCTTCGAAAGTCGAAAAATCAATGTTTTCGAACGGATTATTTGAAGTACGATCTTTTATTTCGTAATCAAATTTTAAGTGTAACACGGAGTTTTCTTTCACATCAACTTTCTTTTCTGTTGAAGAAGTTGCTGAAGAGATAAGTGTACCAATTACAGCAATAAAAATTATCATTGCTATAAAAAAGGTTACAAGCATGGCAAGCATACTTGCGAACATCATTTTAAAAAATTGTTTCATAATATTATTTGGTTAAAGTATTTACTTTTACAAAAGTAGAACATGTAAATGTGATTAGAGTGTACAAATACACCAGTGGTAAATGTTGTATGATGAGTGGTTTGGAGAGTCGGAAGACGGAAATTTGAAGTTAAAAGTATAAAATGAACAAGTTAATATTAGGTTTAGGAGGAAACGAGGGAAATGTTTTGGAAACATTCCAAAAAGTTGAGCATCTTATTAAAAATAATGTAGGTGAGATTTTAAAACATTCATCAACGTATCAGACAACTGCATGGGGCAATACTAATCAACCCGATTTTTTAAATAAAGTAATTGAAGTTGAAACCAACTTAACGGTGCAGGATTGTTTAAAGCGAGTGTTAGAGATTGAGCATAAATTGGGTAGGGTAAGAACTGAACAAAAATGGACTGCAAGAACTATTGATATTGATATCCTTTTTTATAACGATGATATTCTAAAACAAGAAGACTTGGTGGTTCCTCATCCTTATTTACAGGAAAGAAAGTTTGTATTAATTCCATTGCATGAAATACACCCAGATTTTGTACACCCCTCTCTAAATAAAACAGTTCACGAATTATATTTAGATTGTAATGATACCCTAGAAATTAAAATGGTATTAAAAAGCTAATAGTCATTATAATATATAGCCAAAAATTTTTTTTAATTAAAAGTATTGATTATTATTGCAGTTCTAAAAACTAAACTAGATTTTAAAGAAAAATTCTATAAAAAGATGAAAAACCAAAACACTAAATTATTGGCTTTAGCAGTTGCAACTTCAACTGTTTTCATAGCATGTAATCCTTTGTCTAAAATGATAAAAAGACAAAATGAAGTTAATTTTGCATTAACGCCTAATCCAGTTGAAATGCATGGGGATTCTATCGCAGTTGCTTTAACTGGTAGCTTTCCAACAAAATATTTTAACAAAAAAGTATCTGCAGTAATTACTCCAGTAATTAAGTATGATGGTGGAGAAGAAGCTTTTGCTCCATTAAAATTAAAAGGAGAGGTTTCTGAAGAAGAAGGAGCAGTAATTAACTACGAAAAAGGTGGTTCTTTCTCTCACTCTGCTACTATCCCATATAAAGATGGAATGCATAATGCTACTGTAGAATTAAGAGTTGATGGTAAATACAAAACTCAAACGAAAAGTTTAGATCCTAGAAAAGTTGCTGATGGAACTATCATCACTCCTAAATTGGTTATGTCTGCTGATAAAGCAATTATTGCTAAAGATAATTTCAAAAAATTTGAATTAAAAGATAACAAAGTGGTGATTAACTACTTGGTTAACAATTCAACTGTTAGAGGTTCTGAAATGTCGGATAAAGATGTGAAAGAATTGGTTAACAATTTGAAAATGTGGTCGAAAGACGTGAAAATGGAAGTGAATGGTGTTGTAGTTGATGCTTACGCTTCTCCAGAAGGTGAAATTTCTAAAAATGACAACTTAGCTAACGAAAGAGCTGCTTCTGCTGATAAAGCGATGGCTGGAGCTTTCAAATCTGCTAAAATTGCAATGCCAGCTACTGCATCTCAATTAAATGGTAAAGGTGAAGACTGGGCTGGTTTTAAAAACTTAATGACTGCTTCTGATATTAAAGACAAAGAATTAATCATTAGAGTTTTAGAAACCTATTCTGATTTAACTAAAAGAGAAGAAGAAATTAAAAATTTAGCTGCTACTTATACTGAAGTTGCTAAAAAAGTATTACCTGAATTAAGAAGATCAGAAGTTAATGTTGTAATGAAAAAACATAACTTAACTGATGATGAATTAAAAACGTTGGTTGATACTAAAATTGATTCTTTAGATGCTGAACAAATGATGTATGCTTCTACTTTGTATACTGATGATGCTAAAAAAGAATCTATCTACAAAAGTTTTGCTGCTAAATTTACTAACGATTGGAGAGGAGCCAATAATTTAGGTTTCTTATACATTGCTCAAAACAAAGTTGCTGATGCAAAAGCTCAGTTTGAAAAAGCTGCTGGTTTATCTCCAAACAATGCTATTGTTAACAATAACTTAGGTGTTTGCGAAAGGTTAAATGGTAACAACGATGCTGCAATGGCTTTCTACGATAAAGCTGCTGGTGCTGGTACTACTGAAGTTAATGAAAACAAAGGTATTATCTACATCATAAAAGGTGATTATAACTCAGCTAAATCTAGCTACTCAGGTGTTAATTCATTTAATGCTGCTTTAGCTAACTTATTAGCTGGTAACAATGCAATTGCTGCTACTATCGATGGTTCTAACGATAAAGACGAAGCTTTATCTTACTACTTAAAAGCTATCGCTGGTGCACGTTCAAACGACAAAAACATGTTAGTAAACAACTTAAAATCTGCTACTGCTAAAGATGCTGGTTTAAAAGCTAAAGCTAAAACTGACGCAGAATTCATCAAATTTAGAGATGATGCTGAGTTTCAAGCTGCTGTTAACTAATACATAACTTATACAGTAATAAAAAAGTCCTGCACATTGCGGGACTTTTTTATTTATATTTGGTTTGTAGAAATGCCAATGGAAAATTTATATAGTATGAATAAAATTATTTTAATACTACTTTCTGGACTTATTGCAATAGTAACTTCGTATTTTTTTATTTCTGGAATCTATATTTTTATATATGGGGCTATTCAAATATCTGGAATATCAAATTCATATCATGGCGATATAATGAATGTTTTTTCAGGGTTAATTCTGATTATTCTTTGGATTATATTTTACAAAATTTTATATAACAGAACAAGAAAAGATCAATCTACCTAAACTGTTTCTGTAATTCCCAAACTACAATTCCTGTGCTTACAGCTATGTTTAAGGAGTGTTTGGTGCCATATTGAGGTATTCTATATTATTTCAGAGATTTGGTTTTTCTGATATTTTATGGAAGATATTTATTAACCAAGATCATGATAGATGGAGAATAAATTGATTTTACTCTTTGAATAATTTATAATATTCTAAATGATTTTTTTCGTCTCTTATTTTGATAAAATAAATTCCAGATGAAAAGTTTGATAAATTAATAATGGTATTAATTTCATGGATTGGCTCATTGATTAATTCTTTGCCTTTTATATCAAAAATCTGAAAATGTCCATTCACAAGATCTTTTGTTTTAAGAACAAAGTTATTCTTAAAAGGATTAGGGCATATAGTATAATTTGATAAAATATTTGTATGATTTATTCCAGTAAAAAGTGGATTTTGGGAAATATTAAAAACCCTCCCAGCATCAGGAGATCCAGTTAATGCACAATAACTTGGTTGAGTCATATCTACCCAATAACTATTTGGTATTGATTGATTACTACAAATGTATACGCCATAATTTCCATAACATTTAAACGATACAAAAACGCCCTGATAAGGAAATAATACTTGATTAGTATTTGTAGGACCATAATGAATTTCAATATGTTTGTCATTTTCAAATAACCAAATCTGATAACTTGCAAATGTAGAGGGATCAGTGTTAAACCAAGAAACAAAACCAGCATTTAACCATTCAATTTTCATTATCTGATTTCCAGGTGTACCAGATAATTCATAATTAATTGGTGATAAACTTGAAGAAGTTCCTTTATCAATCAATAGGGACCCATTTGATCCACCAACAACCGTCCAATAACCATTTAGAATAAAGACATTATTGTTAAAACTAATTCCTCGAGCGGCAACTACTTGGATTGAGTTAATAGGAGTGCCATTAATTTCAAAATTAAAATTTGAAATAGGAATAGTATACGTTGAATCAACAGTCCAGACGTTATTGTTATTTAACGAAATTGGTGATGTTAAATTATTAAATGGTGAAGTAGTACTAATTACAGTATACGGCCATTGACAGGATCCACTACTATAAGTAAAAATTACTAATAAAGTTAAGATAGAATACTTCATTTTATTTATGATTGCGCATATACTAACAAATTTAGTAAATTAATTGGCTACTGAGTAAAATATTATAATTAAGGATTGTGTTAAACTTCATTTATAGATTTGTATTCTTTCTGTATTTCCCAAACTACAATTCCTGTACTAACGGCTATGTTTAAAGAGTGTTTAGTGCCGTATTGTGGTATTTCTATTACTACGTCGCTTTGGTTAATTACGGCTTGTTCTACACCGTTTACTTCGTTGCCAAAAATTAAGGCCCATTTTTCAGTTGGTTTAACTTTAAACTCATGTAATAGCGTGCTGTTTTCGGTTTGTTCTATAGAAGCAATTTGGTAGCCATTTTGTTTTAATTCGGTAATGGCTTCAAGAGTGGTAGTGGTGTGTCTCCAAGTTACTGTTTCAGTAGCTCCTAAAGCTGTTTTTTGTATATCTCGGTGTGGTGGAGTGGCAGTTATCCCGCACAAGTATATGGCTTCAATTAAAAAGGCATCAGCCGTTCTAAAAACCGAACCAATGTTGTTTAAACTCCTAATGTTGTCTAAAACAATTACAATTGGCGTTTTGTCGGTTTCTTTAAACTCATGGTTCGAAATTCGGTTGAGCTCGTCGTTTTGTAATTTTTTGTACATGGTAATAAAATATGAGGCAAATAAACTACATAAAACAGTATTTTTAAACCACATAGGCACATAGTTTTAAACAATAAGAATGAAGGTTAAACAATTTAAAAAAGCTTCACAGTAGATTTTCTCCCGAATATATCGGGAGAACTATGTTGTTCTACTTAGTTGTTTATCAAAATATCAAAACAACTATATGTCTATGTGGTTAATTTTTTTAATGATGAAAACCTTTATCAATTTCATAAGTAGATTACGGGTCGATCCTATAATGACGAAACCTATCAACAATTGCTCAATTTCTGTTTAAAACTATTGCTTAAAAAGCAATCAATTTTTTAGGCATTACAGTAAGTTTGTGTAAACCCGAAAAAATACTCGTTTACGTGTCGAAAACCGCAGAAAAGGAAACCCCATTAATGAAACAATACAATGCAATTAAGGCGAAATATCCTGATGCCTTGTTGTTGTTTAGGGTGGGCGATTTTTACGAAACATTCGGTGAAGACGCCATAAAAACCGCTAACATTGTTGGTATTGTATTAACCTCACGTAACAACGGAGGTTCAAAGCTTGAATTGGCTGGTTTTCCACACCATTCGTTAAACACGTATTTACCTAAATTGGTCCGTGCAGGTTTGCGTGTTG from Flavobacteriales bacterium encodes:
- the sppA gene encoding signal peptide peptidase SppA, giving the protein MKQFFKMMFASMLAMLVTFFIAMIIFIAVIGTLISSATSSTEKKVDVKENSVLHLKFDYEIKDRTSNNPFENIDFSTFEAQENLGLDLILTNIEKAKTDDRIKGIYLDLTSMRTGMASIEEIRNALKDFKKSGKWIMSYSEVYTQSTYYLASLSDKIYVNPAGLVEMRGLATQLMFFKNALEKLDVEMQIIRHGKFKSAVEPFMLDKMSDSNREQMNLILSTAWGSMLKDISESRKISIEELNAIADDIKIQTADDAIKFGFVDKKMFKDEVLEELKAKTGAASYNDINYISLRKYSNAKAKANKSKNEIAIVYASGEINSGKSKDGTMGSETISEAIREARLDDNVKAIVLRVNSPGGSALASDVMWREVVLAKKVKPVVVSMGDVAASGGYYIACAADKIVASEKTITGSIGVFGVIPNAQGLFNNKLGITFDVAKTNKHGDIMTIFRPLTAEEKDIIQIGVEKIYDDFITKVGEGRGMSKEEIDNIGQGRVWTGLDAKKIGLVDEIGGIDKAIAIAKDLAKLTDYKTVDYPKLKDPFEQFIISLSEGAEAKILKTYMGENYKYYQKVQTIGTQSGYMTRMPYEIDFH
- the folK gene encoding 2-amino-4-hydroxy-6-hydroxymethyldihydropteridine diphosphokinase; protein product: MNKLILGLGGNEGNVLETFQKVEHLIKNNVGEILKHSSTYQTTAWGNTNQPDFLNKVIEVETNLTVQDCLKRVLEIEHKLGRVRTEQKWTARTIDIDILFYNDDILKQEDLVVPHPYLQERKFVLIPLHEIHPDFVHPSLNKTVHELYLDCNDTLEIKMVLKS
- a CDS encoding T9SS type A sorting domain-containing protein, which produces MKYSILTLLVIFTYSSGSCQWPYTVISTTSPFNNLTSPISLNNNNVWTVDSTYTIPISNFNFEINGTPINSIQVVAARGISFNNNVFILNGYWTVVGGSNGSLLIDKGTSSSLSPINYELSGTPGNQIMKIEWLNAGFVSWFNTDPSTFASYQIWLFENDKHIEIHYGPTNTNQVLFPYQGVFVSFKCYGNYGVYICSNQSIPNSYWVDMTQPSYCALTGSPDAGRVFNISQNPLFTGINHTNILSNYTICPNPFKNNFVLKTKDLVNGHFQIFDIKGKELINEPIHEINTIINLSNFSSGIYFIKIRDEKNHLEYYKLFKE
- a CDS encoding TrmH family RNA methyltransferase; the protein is MYKKLQNDELNRISNHEFKETDKTPIVIVLDNIRSLNNIGSVFRTADAFLIEAIYLCGITATPPHRDIQKTALGATETVTWRHTTTTLEAITELKQNGYQIASIEQTENSTLLHEFKVKPTEKWALIFGNEVNGVEQAVINQSDVVIEIPQYGTKHSLNIAVSTGIVVWEIQKEYKSINEV